Proteins from one Rosa chinensis cultivar Old Blush chromosome 7, RchiOBHm-V2, whole genome shotgun sequence genomic window:
- the LOC112179201 gene encoding cytochrome P450 78A9: protein METQLESFWVFAVFSKWKSLSSINTLLALLFMCMAWLTMSFLFWAFPGGPAWGKHHWKKRDHQMTETLIPGPKGFPVLGSMSLMANLAHRNLTKAADRFGARRLMAFSLGDTRVIITCNPDVAKDILHSSVFADRPIKESAYNLMFNRAIGFAPYGVYWTTLRRIATTHLFCPKQICASEPQRFQLAAEMLSIVAARGSNSRKFCVRDVLRRASLNNMMCSVFGRKYQLGELNTETEELSQLVEEGYDLLGKLNWSDHLPWLAGLDLQTIRYRCSKLVPRVNGFVSRIIKEHRSQTGRKNHSDFVDVLLSLHGPDKLSDHDMIAVLWEMIFRGTDTVAVLIEWILARMVLHPDIQSKVHAELDRIVGKSRPLTETDIHSMVYLPAVIKEVLRLHPPGPLLSWARLAITDTVVDGYHVPAGTTAMVNMWAITRCPQVWPDPLEFKPERFVSSKDADVGFSVLGSDLRLAPFGSGRRSCPGKSLGLATVSFWVGSLLHEFEWKRADPIDLSEVLKLSCEMANPLTVQVHPRRR from the exons ATGGAAACACAGCTAGAGAGCTTCTGGGTTTTCGCCGTCTTCTCCAAATGGAAATCCCTGTCTTCCATAAACACACTTCTAGCCCTCCTCTTCATGTGCATGGCTTGGCTAACCATGTCCTTTCTCTTCTGGGCTTTTCCTGGAGGCCCAGCATGGGGAAAACACCACTGGAAGAAAAGAGATCACCAAATGACAGAAACGCTCATTCCCGGACCAAAAGGGTTTCCGGTCCTGGGCAGCATGAGCCTCATGGCTAATCTAGCTCACCGCAACCTCACTAAAGCGGCTGATCGTTTTGGCGCACGGCGGCTCATGGCTTTTAGCCTCGGTGACACTCGTGTCATCATCACATGCAACCCTGACGTCGCCAAGGATATCCTCCACAGCTCGGTTTTCGCCGACCGTCCGATCAAAGAGTCGGCTTACAATCTGATGTTTAACAGAGCTATTGGATTCGCCCCTTACGGGGTTTACTGGACTACCCTTCGACGAATCGCCACTACCCATCTCTTCTGCCCTAAACAAATCTGCGCTTCCGAGCCCCAACGGTTCCAACTCGCCGCCGAAATGCTGTCCATCGTGGCCGCACGTGGCTCTAACTCTCGCAAGTTCTGCGTCCGCGATGTACTGAGGAGAGCTTCTTTAAACAACATGATGTGCTCTGTGTTTGGACGTAAGTATCAACTAGGGGAGTTGAATACCGAAACCGAGGAGCTGAGTCAGCTTGTTGAAGAAGGTTATGATCTGCTGGGAAAGCTTAACTGGTCCGATCACCTTCCCTGGCTGGCCGGTTTAGACCTCCAGACCATCCGGTACAGATGCTCCAAACTCGTTCCGAGAGTGAACGGCTTTGTTAGCCGTATTATCAAAGAACATCGATCCCAAACTGGCCGGAAAAACCATAGTGACTTTGTCGacgttcttctttctcttcatgGACCCGATAAGTTGTCTGACCACGACATGATAGCAGTACTTTGG GAGATGATATTCAGAGGAACGGATACTGTGGCGGTTCTGATAGAGTGGATACTTGCGAGAATGGTGCTCCATCCTGATATCCAATCAAAAGTTCACGCCGAGCTGGACCGGATAGTCGGAAAATCACGTCCGTTGACGGAAACGGACATTCACTCAATGGTATACCTGCCGGCAGTGATCAAAGAAGTGCTGAGGCTCCACCCACCAGGCCCACTTCTGTCCTGGGCCCGCTTGGCAATCACAGACACTGTGGTTGATGGTTATCACGTGCCTGCGGGAACCACAGCGATGGTGAACATGTGGGCCATCACGAGGTGCCCACAGGTGTGGCCGGACCCACTCGAGTTCAAGCCAGAGAGGTTTGTGTCATCCAAGGATGCTGACGTGGGCTTCTCTGTGTTGGGGTCTGACCTAAGGCTCGCGCCATTCGGGTCCGGCAGGAGGAGCTGTCCCGGAAAGTCGTTAGGGTTGGCTACGGTGAGCTTCTGGGTCGGGTCGCTTTTGCATGAGTTTGAGTGGAAGCGGGCTGACCCGATCGACCTCTCTGAAGTGCTCAAGCTTTCATGCGAGATGGCAAACCCTCTCACTGTTCAGGTGCATCCGAGGCGCAGATAA